From the genome of Blautia pseudococcoides, one region includes:
- a CDS encoding carbohydrate ABC transporter permease, with amino-acid sequence MVKKHKKLGTFLYHFTAVLLGSVMIYPLLWLIASSFKDNSEIFVNAFSLIPEKWAIAENYQSGWNGVGGVSFGKFIFNTLTVTVIGIVGCVITSLLAAYAFSRIHFKGSKFWFICVMITMMIPNQVMVVPQYIIFKKLGLIDTLASLIAPWFFGGAFFIFLMMQFFRGIPKEMDEAAEIDGCNKMQTLLHILIPMVSPAVVTASIFSFYWIWQDFFQPLIFMTDPDKYTVSLGLKLFLDPESASNYGGMFAMSFVSLIPVIVFFICFQKYLVEGMATSGLKG; translated from the coding sequence ATGGTAAAGAAACATAAAAAACTGGGTACTTTTCTGTACCATTTTACGGCGGTCCTTTTGGGGTCCGTTATGATATACCCACTGCTCTGGCTCATTGCCAGCTCCTTCAAAGACAACAGTGAAATCTTCGTAAATGCATTTTCACTTATCCCGGAAAAGTGGGCCATAGCGGAAAACTATCAATCCGGGTGGAATGGAGTGGGTGGCGTATCTTTTGGAAAATTCATTTTCAATACCCTGACCGTCACCGTGATAGGTATAGTGGGATGTGTCATCACCTCCCTTCTGGCCGCCTACGCCTTTTCGAGGATTCATTTTAAAGGCTCTAAGTTCTGGTTCATATGTGTCATGATCACTATGATGATTCCCAACCAGGTAATGGTGGTGCCCCAGTATATCATCTTCAAGAAACTGGGACTGATCGACACTCTCGCGTCCCTGATCGCCCCCTGGTTCTTCGGAGGAGCATTCTTTATCTTCCTGATGATGCAGTTTTTCAGAGGGATTCCAAAGGAGATGGATGAGGCGGCGGAGATTGACGGCTGCAATAAGATGCAGACTTTACTCCATATTTTGATTCCTATGGTATCGCCGGCAGTGGTGACAGCATCCATCTTTTCCTTCTACTGGATTTGGCAGGACTTTTTCCAACCGTTGATCTTCATGACAGATCCGGACAAATATACGGTTTCTTTGGGGCTCAAGCTTTTCCTGGACCCCGAGTCGGCAAGCAATTACGGCGGTATGTTCGCCATGTCCTTTGTATCCCTGATCCCGGTCATTGTGTTTTTCATCTGCTTCCAGAAATATCTGGTGGAGGGA
- a CDS encoding carbohydrate ABC transporter permease, which produces MRHKKKSANVLGYCLISPWLIGFFVMFLIPMCISLYYSFTDYNLLSEPNFIGIQNYVRMFTDDPDFWQALKVTFVYVLILVPCRLAFALLVAMLLNAKRRGGGIYRTLYYIPSIIGGSIAVSIVWKQLFGNNGVAMSLLALAGIDQKVSFIGNPDTALGTLVLLGVWQFGSSMLIFLAALKQVPASIYESASLDGAGGLRKFFKITLPMISPTIFFNLILQIINGFRAFTEGYVVTNGGPMDSTLFYVLNLYRRAFTYFDMGYSSAMAWVLVLIIACFAGLVFKSQGAWVYYESKGGE; this is translated from the coding sequence ATGAGACATAAAAAGAAAAGTGCGAATGTGCTGGGATACTGCCTGATCTCTCCATGGCTGATTGGATTTTTTGTCATGTTCCTGATTCCCATGTGCATTTCTTTATATTATTCTTTTACAGATTATAATCTTTTAAGTGAACCAAACTTTATTGGAATCCAGAACTATGTGAGGATGTTCACAGATGACCCTGACTTCTGGCAGGCATTAAAGGTGACTTTTGTATATGTACTGATACTGGTTCCCTGCCGGCTGGCATTTGCCCTGCTGGTTGCCATGCTTTTGAATGCCAAGAGGAGAGGCGGGGGGATTTACAGGACCTTGTATTACATTCCATCCATCATAGGCGGAAGTATAGCGGTATCCATTGTGTGGAAACAGCTTTTTGGAAATAACGGTGTGGCCATGTCCCTGCTTGCCCTGGCAGGCATTGACCAGAAAGTATCGTTCATCGGAAATCCTGACACAGCGCTTGGAACCTTGGTCCTTCTTGGGGTCTGGCAGTTTGGTTCTTCCATGCTGATATTCCTGGCCGCTTTAAAACAGGTTCCTGCCAGCATCTATGAATCGGCCAGTCTGGACGGGGCCGGAGGACTGCGCAAATTTTTCAAGATCACACTGCCCATGATAAGCCCTACGATTTTCTTTAACCTGATCCTTCAGATCATCAACGGGTTCCGGGCATTTACCGAGGGGTATGTGGTGACAAACGGCGGTCCTATGGACAGCACGCTGTTCTATGTGCTGAACTTGTACCGGAGGGCATTTACCTACTTTGATATGGGATACAGCAGTGCAATGGCATGGGTCCTGGTTCTGATCATCGCCTGCTTTGCCGGACTTGTATTCAAGTCCCAGGGGGCCTGGGTGTACTATGAATCGAAAGGGGGAGAATAG